The genomic DNA TGCTGAAGCGGGCGCTCTGCTGTTGATCGCAGAAGACATCACGGCCCGCCGCCAGCGTGACCAGGCACGATCCGAGGCCCTGAGTTTTGTCACGCATGAGCTGCGCACTCCGCTCATCTCCATTCAGGGTTTTTCTGAATTGCTGATGCGCTATCCCAACTCTCCGGCAACGCGTGAAGCTCCTTCTACCATCTTTCGCGAGACGAATCGCCTGGTAGCCATGATCAATACGTATCTTGAAGTCCTGCGGCTGGATGCTGGAGCGCGGCCATTGCGACTGGCACGCACCAGCATCAGCACCATGGTGGAGCATGTGCAAAAAGTGGTGCAGCCGCTGGCTGTGGCAGCCAAGATCACGGTCCGGGCAGAACTGGATTGTGATGATGGATTTGTGCAGTGCGATGAGACCCTGATCTCCGGCGCTCTGCTCAATCTGGTCAGCAATGCCATCAAATACGGAGCCGGCGGGACGGAAGTCCTCATGCGCGTGCATTCTTCCGGCGACGAAGTCCAGTTTGAAGTGCAAAACTCCGGCCCGGTGATACCGGAAGCCGAATTGCAGCAATTATTTGAACGCTTTTATCGTCCCGCCCGCAGCGAATCCATTCCCGGGTGGGGCCTGGGGCTAAGTTTTGTCCGCCGCATCTCACAGCAACACGGCGGAAGGGTCCATGTAACTAGCAATCAATCTGCAGGCACCACGTTCGCATTTACACTGCCGCGCGGCGCCTGTGAAGTCTCTGAGGTGACACCATGAAAAACAAATCGATTTTTTCGCTCATCGGCTTAGTGCTGTTTTGCGCGGCTGCCGTAGCCCAGGAATCGCAGCAAGCGGCTACCGCCAGCGCGCCTTATGCCGGAGCTACAATTTCCGACTTCAAAGGGAAGGTCAGCATACAGCTTCCCGCACAGGCGTTTGCAGCGCCTGTTCGAGGCGAAATCCTGCCCCCGGATACGACCGTGAGCACAGACGAGGGACGCCTGCTGCTGAAGCTCTCTGACGGAAGCGACGTGCTGGTGCGCGCCCACACCAAGCTCTTGTTGAAGCAACCGGAAGCCAGCGGCTGGAAATATTTTCAGCTCCTGATGGGCCGCGTGCGCACGCAGATTCAAAAGCGCATGGGCGGATCGCCGGCTTTCCAGATCGGTACGCCCAGCGCGGTCATTTCCGTGCGCGGAACAAAGTTTGACGTTGAAGTTGACCGTCGCGGCTTCACTGAAGTTGACGTGGATGAAGGCGTGGTGGAAATGGAAGCCGTGACGGGCCGCGGCCAGTCCGTGCTCATCACCGCAGGCTTCTCCAGCCGAGTAGGCATGGAGGGCGGGCCGGAAGCGCCCCGACCCACACAGGATTTGCGTCCGCAGCTTGACCGCCCCAGCCGCCACGACAACGGAAGTACGTCGAGTGACGATGACGATCCCATCAAGAGCCTGCGCATCGCTGACCAACGCGATCCAGGCGACCACCACGGTGGTGGCGATCCAGACAGCGGCGGCCATTCGTCTGGGTCGGGGGACGGAGACCATTCATCCGGACCGGGTTCTGGATCCGGCTCCGATGGCGGTTCGGGATCTGACGGCGGCAGCGGCGACCATCATGATCACGGTGGAAAACCGCCGGAGCTGATTTAGTCGAACCGCAATTTACCAAGCAGCCTCTGACTGCGGCCGATGTTCAGATTCGAGGACAAGGCCGCAGTTTTTGTTTGTCCACCGAGTTGCACGTGAACCTGTGTCCGGAAGACACGCTTTCCGAGTTGGATTTACTCACCAGCGCTTTTCAACAAAACCAGAGTTGCTGAAACTAAAGGGTTTAGTAACGGTCCCAAATTGGCCCTTCGACTGCATTATCCCATCGCAAGTCAGCATAGATTCCCCTGTGCTACTTCGCCACTGAAAGGAAAAAAGGTACAAGCCTGAAAAGCTTTCCCCAAGCTCTGAACTCTGCCGCTGTTGCCGCGCATGTTCCGCTGCATCGTCGCACCAGAGGTCCGTTGTCTTGGCGAATACCCGGGCATGTACAAGGGAGCGATGATACGACGGAGTCGCGCCTCTATCAGGACGATGTTCATAGTACTCTACTAACACAACGCCACTCGATCGAATCCTCAGACATTTTTATTCTTGGAGGCCCAATGAAACGGGTTTATTTGTTCACACTACTATGCGTGGTGTTTGCTTTGTTGCTGACAGGTTGCGGAGGCGGTGGTACCACCAACCAGGTTTCCACGGGTGCGGGACAAGTCGTCCTGCAGACTGGCGACGCCCTCAATGACCAGATTGCAAAGTTTGAGCTCAACATCAGCTCGATTACCCTTACCGGCGTGAGCCCAACTGCGACCACAGCGAATTTGCTGGCAAAACCAGCCGAAGTTGAATTTTCACATCAAGCCGCCACTTTTGAGCCGCTGACCCTGGCTAACCTGCCGCCAGGCACCTACAACGGAGCCACCATCACCGTAACCGGCGCTGAAGTTGTGGTGCTCAATGCCGGCGTTCCAACAAAAGTTCCAGCTACAATTTCCAGCGGCACAGTGTCCGTGACCTTCGCTAACATCACCGTCACGACGACACCGCTGTTCCTGAACTTTGATCTTGATCTGGCAGGCTCCGTGGTCTTGAACGGAACGCCGATCACTTCAGCCACCATTACTCCCAAATTCAATGTGACTTCAGCTGCCACGCCGCCGGTCGGCAATGAAGGCAATGAAGATCACGATAACGGAGAAATGGACGACGTTCACGGCAGCGTGAAATCCATCAGCGCTCCAAATTTCACCATCACCACCAATACAACTGACATCACGTTTGCCACCGACGCGAACACCCGGTTCAAGGATGGCATCACGCAGTTGTCTGACTTGAAAGTTGGCGACATTGTTGAAGTTGACGCTATCACCAAGAGCGATGGCACCAAACTGGCGACCAAGGTCGAAAGAGAAGGTCCCCAGGCTGGTGAAGAAGTGGAAGGTCTGATCTCGGCACTGGATAATCCGCTGACAAAGATCACGGTTATCCATCAGGAAGACTCAACCGGCAACTCCAACTCGCCCGTTACAGTTGATATCGGCGTGAATGCCAGCACAGTTTACAGCGTGCGCGCAGACAAGCTGAATGTTACCGCTCCGGCGTTTGACGCAACCCACATTGGCAAAGGCCAGCGCATTGAAGCTGATTCCAGCACCAGTGCTCCTGCCGTCCTGGCCAACAAGGTCAAGCTGCGCGAGCAGGCCTTGATCGGTACGGTTGCGGCTTCACCGGCTCCGACCGCTTCAGGCTTCACGATCACTATCAGTCCAACGTCCGCCTTCGGTACTTTGAGCGGCGCGACCAGCGTGGCGGTAACGTTCGCCAACGGCGCAACTCTTAAGACGACTCCTGTGGCTGGAGCCACCATCCGCGCACGCGGCCTGGTGTTCTTCAACGCCGGAACTTATTCGATGATTGCGGTCCGCGACGACGACAATCACTAAACAGTGTTCCTCTACCCCTCAAACCTTGACGGCCTGTTTGCGCAGGCCGTCGTTTTTTTATGTCGCTTCGCTCCAAACCGCTAGTGTGGTGTCTCAAATACCTACAAAGAGTTGGCCTGATACTTGCTTGCCCAAAAGATTATTCCGCGCAGCCGAGGGCGGCTGCGGTCCACAATGATTTGTTTTATTGCATGCATTGTCGAGTTATTTCAGAGACACCACACTAGAGAGCTTTCTGATTGGGAACATTTGTCGGCTCCTGATGCAGCGGGCTCGCCGCTATTCCAGTACTTGGTATTTAGTACTTAGTATTTGACGGACCAAGCCCACTCAATAGGCAAATCATTGTGTCCTTCTCTGGAATGCGACCCTGCCTGGCAGGGGACATTCTCTTCGGGCGCCTTCGACTTGTCCTCATCCGCCGTTGTCGGCACTCCGCGCTGCGCCAGTACGGCAGGGCAGGGGACATTTTCCGGTTGCGCCCAAACGTCTTGCCTGTCTCTTGTCTGTCCCTGTTTTCCCTAGGCGAATAAAATACGATACAATCACACCCGGCGATAAGTGTTTTTAGGTGGCTCTGCTGCCCAGGCGGCGGCAAAAATGGTCTTTCAAAAGTAAGTAGATCGGTCTTAAGTCCCAGCAGTCAGGACCGTTTTGTCTGTTACCCAAAGAGTGAAATCGGCAATCGGAACAGCTGAAAAATTGAACGCGAATTGCAAGTTGCTCTCTAACACCCGTATCATTACCCGCTTGGCCCTACATAAGGAGTGTGTCCGCTATGGTCCTCCGCAGTCGTGTGTTTGTTTTGGCATTGATCTGTCTTTTCACCACCGCATTTGCCCAGTCACCCAAGAACCCTCAGACATCTGAAGACAAGCAAAACAAGAAGCCTGCCGGCGCTCCGGCTAAAAGATCGGCCACCAAGACAGTGGCTCCGGCACAAACACCGCCGCCCGCAACGGGACAGATTGACGAAAAAGTTTTTGGCGCGATGCGCTGGCGACAGGTAGGGCCATTCCGTGGCGGGCGCGTACTGGCCGTGACCGGCGTACCGGGCGAGCCAAACGTTTTCTATTTTGGCGGAGCTTCCAGCGGCGTATGGAAGAGCACTGATGCGGGCACGAACTGGCAGCCGCTGTTTGATAGGCAACCTATTGCCTCGATTGGCGCGATTGCTGTGGCGCAATCTGACCACAACGTGATTTATGTAGGCTCCGGCGAAGCGTGCATTCGCGGCAACATTTCTTACGGCAACGGCGTTTACAAATCAATAGACGCGGGCAAGACGTGGAAGAACGTTGGCCTGAAAGATACGCAGCATATCGGTGCGCTGATAATTGATCCCAGAAATCCTAATGTGGTTTTTGTGGCTGCGCTGGGCCACGCGTATGGGCAGAATGAAGAGCGCGGCGTCTTCCGCACGACTGACGGCGGCGTTACGTGGCAAAAAGTCCTATACAAGGACAACAAGACTGGGGCGATCGACGTGGTGTTTGATCCCAACAACGCCAACACGTTATTTGCGTCGTTGTGGGAGGTCTATCGCAATCCCTGGAGCCTGAACAGTGGCGGTCCCGGCAGCGGACTGTACAAATCCACTGATGGTGGGACCACGTGGACGCACATTGAGGGACACGGCCTGCCAGCGGGAATCATGGGGCGGATTGGCGTCTCGGTTTCCGGTGCAGACTCAAACAAGGTTTACGCGATGGTGGAATCAAAAGAAGGCGGGTTGTATCGCTCAGACGACGGCGGCGATAACTGGATACGCATGAATGAAGATGGCCGCCTGCGCCAGCGCGCATGGTACTTCAGCCATATCTTTGCCGATCCAAAATCGGCGGACACGGTTTATGTGCTGAATACCGGAATGTTCCGCTCCACGGATGGCGGGCGCACTTTCAGCCTGCTGCCCGCGCCGCATGGCGACCATCACGGGCTGTGGATTGATCCTGACAATCCTGATCATTTGATTAACGGCAATGACGGCGGCGCAACTGTTTCACTCGACGGGGGCCGCACGTGGTCCACGCAATACAACCAGCCGACGGCGCAGTTCTACCACGTGATTACCGACAATCGCTGGCCGTATTACATCTATGGCGCGCAGCAGGATAATTCCACCATCGCCATTAAGAGCTATGACGATGATGGGGTGATTGGCCGCCAGGATTGGTATGCCGTGGGCGGCGGCGAGAGCGGATATATTGCGCCGTATCCACCTGATCCGAATATTACATTCGCGAACGCTGAGGCATTTACTTCGCGCTTTGATAAGCGTACGGAGCAGGTGGTGGACATATCAGTCTGGCCGCTGGATGTTTCCGGCAACGGCGCGGAGAAATTGCTGCATCGCTTCAACTGGACATCGCCACTCATGATTTCACCGCACGATCCCAACACGCTGTATACCGCGAGCGAGATGGTGTTCAAGTCCACCAATGCAGGACAGAGCTGGACGGCGATCAGCGGCGACCTGACGCGCAACGACAAGAGTAAACAAAAACCATCCGGAGGGCCGATTACGCTGGACATTACCAGCGTTGAATATTACGACACGATCTTTGCGCTGGCGGAGTCGCCGCTTAAGAAAGACACAATCTGGGCCGGCACAGACGACGGCCTGATCCAACTCACTACCGATGGCGGCCAGCACTGGGCCAACGTGACACCCAAAGACATGCCGGAATGGAGCATGATCAGCATCATTGAGCCGTCACATCACGATCCCAATACCGTGTACGTTGCCGTTGATCGGCATAAGTTTGATGATTTTCGTCCGCTGATTTTCCGCACCAGGGACAACGGCAAGAGTTGGATCCTGACGGCCAATGGAATCCCGCAAGGTTCATACGTTCGCTCCGTAAGGGAAGACCCCAAACGCAAAGGCCTGCTCTATGCGGGAACGGAAACCGGCGTTTACTTTTCCGTGGATGATGGCGGCCATTGGCAGCCGCTGAAGCTGAACCTGCCGGCAGTGCCAGTTCATGATCTCGAAATTCATGGCGATGACCTGATTGCCGCCACCCACGGGCGCGCTTTCTGGGTGCTGGATGACATTACTCCGCTGCGGCAGCTGGACTCAGTATCCTCCTCGGCAGAGATGGTCCTGTTTAAGCCGGAGACGGCGTTGCGCCTGCATTTGCCGACTGACATTGAGCGGCGCGGGCCAGTAGGGGACAATCCGCCGCCGGGAGCGATCATTAACTATTACTTCAAGACTGCGCCGAAAGATGAAGTAAAGCTTGAGATTGTTGATTCGGCTGGCAAAGTGGTTCGAACGCTTTCCAGCAAGGAAAAGAAAGGCGACGAGCAGCCGCCAGAATGGCCCGACCAGG from Terriglobia bacterium includes the following:
- a CDS encoding glycosyl hydrolase; translated protein: MRWRQVGPFRGGRVLAVTGVPGEPNVFYFGGASSGVWKSTDAGTNWQPLFDRQPIASIGAIAVAQSDHNVIYVGSGEACIRGNISYGNGVYKSIDAGKTWKNVGLKDTQHIGALIIDPRNPNVVFVAALGHAYGQNEERGVFRTTDGGVTWQKVLYKDNKTGAIDVVFDPNNANTLFASLWEVYRNPWSLNSGGPGSGLYKSTDGGTTWTHIEGHGLPAGIMGRIGVSVSGADSNKVYAMVESKEGGLYRSDDGGDNWIRMNEDGRLRQRAWYFSHIFADPKSADTVYVLNTGMFRSTDGGRTFSLLPAPHGDHHGLWIDPDNPDHLINGNDGGATVSLDGGRTWSTQYNQPTAQFYHVITDNRWPYYIYGAQQDNSTIAIKSYDDDGVIGRQDWYAVGGGESGYIAPYPPDPNITFANAEAFTSRFDKRTEQVVDISVWPLDVSGNGAEKLLHRFNWTSPLMISPHDPNTLYTASEMVFKSTNAGQSWTAISGDLTRNDKSKQKPSGGPITLDITSVEYYDTIFALAESPLKKDTIWAGTDDGLIQLTTDGGQHWANVTPKDMPEWSMISIIEPSHHDPNTVYVAVDRHKFDDFRPLIFRTRDNGKSWILTANGIPQGSYVRSVREDPKRKGLLYAGTETGVYFSVDDGGHWQPLKLNLPAVPVHDLEIHGDDLIAATHGRAFWVLDDITPLRQLDSVSSSAEMVLFKPETALRLHLPTDIERRGPVGDNPPPGAIINYYFKTAPKDEVKLEIVDSAGKVVRTLSSKEKKGDEQPPEWPDQVKEVTTIPAAAGMNRYAWNLRWEPPVKIPGAFYSDIGPQGPLVQPGQYTVKLTSGKQSVSQPLEIVMDPRTKNINPDDLRKQFELAAQVNQANNDLHRAVNQVRTMRAEIKTVQQRFDDDPKMKALIEQAAALDKKMAPVEEHLIQVNMKGSEANLAFPNMLNEQLDSFSAIVQAGDSAPSAQQYEVFKMLRSQLDDQLAAWKQLMSTDVPAFNEAMKNSNTPALYLPPEGE
- a CDS encoding FecR family protein, yielding MKNKSIFSLIGLVLFCAAAVAQESQQAATASAPYAGATISDFKGKVSIQLPAQAFAAPVRGEILPPDTTVSTDEGRLLLKLSDGSDVLVRAHTKLLLKQPEASGWKYFQLLMGRVRTQIQKRMGGSPAFQIGTPSAVISVRGTKFDVEVDRRGFTEVDVDEGVVEMEAVTGRGQSVLITAGFSSRVGMEGGPEAPRPTQDLRPQLDRPSRHDNGSTSSDDDDPIKSLRIADQRDPGDHHGGGDPDSGGHSSGSGDGDHSSGPGSGSGSDGGSGSDGGSGDHHDHGGKPPELI
- a CDS encoding DUF5666 domain-containing protein; the encoded protein is MKRVYLFTLLCVVFALLLTGCGGGGTTNQVSTGAGQVVLQTGDALNDQIAKFELNISSITLTGVSPTATTANLLAKPAEVEFSHQAATFEPLTLANLPPGTYNGATITVTGAEVVVLNAGVPTKVPATISSGTVSVTFANITVTTTPLFLNFDLDLAGSVVLNGTPITSATITPKFNVTSAATPPVGNEGNEDHDNGEMDDVHGSVKSISAPNFTITTNTTDITFATDANTRFKDGITQLSDLKVGDIVEVDAITKSDGTKLATKVEREGPQAGEEVEGLISALDNPLTKITVIHQEDSTGNSNSPVTVDIGVNASTVYSVRADKLNVTAPAFDATHIGKGQRIEADSSTSAPAVLANKVKLREQALIGTVAASPAPTASGFTITISPTSAFGTLSGATSVAVTFANGATLKTTPVAGATIRARGLVFFNAGTYSMIAVRDDDNH